The following nucleotide sequence is from Cicer arietinum cultivar CDC Frontier isolate Library 1 chromosome 2, Cicar.CDCFrontier_v2.0, whole genome shotgun sequence.
cctatgaaccatattgttaaccatctccattgcaaatcatctccatatttgttactacccctacgaacattattacatactcttctcaatgagaacactactctgtcctacgaaccgttcgtatttctgcgcattctcgctgtttcttctaaacgaaaccgtaaccttatgaactctacgtatttcttcgcaatcttcaggtattgtattcatttattcatttatttcttatatatatgtatatatatatatatatatgtgtgtgtctgttaatgctaataatcacatttatttgatagtgttttacaagttttccgagctcaaatgggtgctacagtgtcgaaacaaaaatcaaataaatcacatggattccaataaaggtttgaaatgtatggctttaaaatttcattaacaatcaatctacaaatatttattgacttatatgttttattttatagtgctctcgtcaaactaacaacatagactgtggatactgtatattacgattcatgaaggagattgttgttataatctcagaaagagatctaattgaaataaaggaatggatattacagcgctttttttaaaaagcaccgtaaaactaatacaacaagcagcgcgtttttagaagagatttacaacgctttttttattttaaagagcgctgttgtatctttttacagcgctggatactacaacgcttaattttttggaaaagcgctgtaaaataccatttttcgcgtagtgattcTAGAATTTGTTGAAACATAATTCAATTCtttgttgaaacaaaatttaGTCCACATCATCCACCACAAGCATAATTTGTTGAAATAGAattcaattatttgttattCTTGGTAACACTTGTTCTTGGACGGTTATAGCTATTATTCTTGTTAAcatcatctaaatttttttggttttgttttaattgaatTGGGGTTCTTGAGATGCTTTTTCTTGTTGGAACTTTTGAGTCATGATTTGGTGACCCTTTTGATTCGTTTTGATGTGTGTTTTGTTAGTATTCTTCATGTGTAGTAAATGAACTGATGAATTTCTTAGCCTGTTGTTTTTAAGTTTGAAGATTTTTTCCATGAAATTGCAGCCTAATTGaactttttcaactttgttCTTGTTGGTTTTTCCTTCCCATGAAATTGTAGCCTAATTCTGACTCGTGGCCACCGTTATCACACCACATCTACGACGACAGCGTGACCTGACCGTGTGACCACCTTTCTCGCATCACCggtaaatttagatttttgtttttttttttttttttttatgttagtttaaacttcatattaaatatatatttgaaacatttgcttagttatatgtattttctttgttattttgaattttcGCGTGTTTGTTTTAGAGTTAGGGTTCATTTTAgggattaattttgaattttagcgAGTTTGATTGATAGTTAGAGTTTATTCTAgaatttgttgaaacaaaatcGTGCTAAGTCAAATTAATAGACAAAATCGTGCTAAGTTCGAAGATGTTCATTGTATGggtacaaaatttattaatgaaaagGTTTGTTACGATTTGTAATTTTCATGGGGtgaattgtaattaaaaaataaaatacatttaacttgtttgtttgaatttagaTAAAAAAGAGCAAATGAGTAGTTACCTAAACGTGAagagatttattttgaaactcGTACTCGTAAAGATGGATCAATTGTCAATGAAAAGACTGCAAGAGTGATTGTAAGTTTTGAGCTTTAATTGATTCTATATAATGACTTACTTTATTTAGTGTagtgaaataaatttttatagtgTTGTTTGTTTTGGAAGACAATTGATAGTATTTCGTAGAGCGACTTATAGTAAAGATTCATAGTAACTAAAGTGATTGGtttgttgttttataatttgttattcAAGTGCTGAATTTCGCCATCTACTAGTTGTTATAATATTGGAAGGACTCAAtgttattgttttataatttgctactcaagtgctgaattttgtaatCTGCTAGTTGTTATAATATTGGAAGGACTCAATGATAATGTTTTATAATTTGCTACTcaagtgctgaattttgtaatctactagttgttataatattaaaagGACTCAATGATAGTGTTTTATAATTTGCTACTcaagtgctgaattttgtaatCTGCTAGTTGTTATAATATTAGAATGACACTATGTTGTTGTTTTGCTAATCTAGGATATTGCTTTCTTAATATActtattttacaacgctttttaataaaaataaaataagaatgcatctatttaaacatttttttgaaaaaacgttataaaacgtgcataagaatgcacctattacaacgctttttttgaGAAAGTGATGTAAAACGTGCATAataatgcacctattacaacgtttttttatttaaaaaacgatgtaaaactagtacaacaagcgcgtttttagaagggatttacagtgttttttattttaaagagcgctgttgtatctttttaaagcgctagatactacaacgcttaattttttgaaaaaatgctgtaaatagattaaaaaaaagcgctgtaaaatactatttttcgcgtagtataaatataaaatataaaatcatatatttataaagcataatgaaaaatttaattgtatcatatatatatatatatatatatatatatatatatataaaagaaaaaaaactaaaNNNNNNNNNNNNNNNNNNNNNNNNNNNNNNNNNNNNNNNNNNNNNNNNNNNNNNNNNNNNNNNNNNNNNNNNNNNNNNNNNNNNNNNNNNNNNNNNNNNNNNNNNNNNNNNNNNNNNNNNNNNNNNNNNNNNNNacatatatatataaagcataataaaaaatatatgtatattatatatatatatatatatatatatatatatatatataatagaaaaaaggctaaattacattcatggtcccttaacttaatttcaggtaacgttttagtcctttatcttttttttcccgacttggtcatttattttaattttaagtgacaatttgatattttatgttttataatttcaacaatgttatccttttttatataaaaattaaaaaaaaaattcaatcaaaactcataaaattaattatattcttcaatataatacaaatttcatcaaattcgtaacgtaaatcttcaaataaactcatattttcatactttatttgatattgttatgaataaaggaccaaatcgagaaaaaaagataaaagactaaaacgttacctgaaattaagttaagggaccaccgatgtaatttaaaaaaaatatgtttgaagTAATTTTTTAAGAGGTTGAtgttttttcataaatataggtttatgattttaatataaatactCTCCATTGGAGTAAATCATAATCCAAATGCGTCCCTCGTTGTTTGCAAGTACCCGAGattcaaatattaattatgcATTAAAGGTGTAGACTTTCTgctataaataattgaaaaagtAACACGAAGATCGACgttcaatttgatttttaaagcAGTGGTTTAATCAGAACCATACACGCAGATGGTGAAAGCGTAAGATGAGTTGCCGACGTGCTTACTTGTCGCTGTTCCTAATCAGCGATTCAGCCATTCCACATGAATCATAAAAGACAGGACTCGCTACCAATTAAATATTCCATGGTTACAAATCAAATCGTGGGACCCACTTTGATGCAATCAGCAGCAAATATATGATAATTTCTCACTCTAATCTAATTCTAATTCTTCGTTAATAACACACTTTCTTGGTTCCCTCACTATTCCGTTGCTGACTCATCACTGTAACTGAAAATGGCGGAGAAAGAAAATTTCAACGGCAACGGCGTCTACGtggaacaacaacaacaagaagaAGTGGATAAGTTGAAGCACAGAAAAGGTACGTCAGTAAAACAGACCTTGCCTGAGGTCCTTAACAGTCTCGCTTCCGCCATACTCTTTCCGGAACCGGGAGATGACAATAACTTACTTCGCCGGATCAAAAATTCCGTCGCCGACAACGCTTCACTTCTTCCAGAAGCTTCTAGAAATTCTGCACGTGATATTCTTCTATGGACTCGTCGCGGTAGCCACCTACGCGCTATCCTCGTTATCTCCGTAaggaaattaaaattcaatttcatgATGTTGATTGAATCGAGTTTTTTCAATGTTTAAAGAAACTTCAACGATTTATAGATCGCGATTCCTTTTAGTTACTTCATGCATTTCTTTcgaattaattttgtttttctcatcGCTAATCTTGCAGATGAATTTGTGTAGTTGATTGTCAACTTGGATtgttttactctttttttaCCAATATTTATAAGGCAAATTCTAATTGTAGACGCTTAATTATAAACTGTTCAAAACTCCGATGACGACACAAGTTGTCTCATGGAAATAGAAGTTCACGCTTATCTTCATTCTCAAGCTTGAGAAATTGATTTGATTGATGTCGATTTGATTAAAACAAGGGGAGGTGGATATGTGTTTCTCAAAACTGAATTCGTCGCACCGACATAAATCATATCACTATCTCAACGTTAAGGACAAGGAGGGCCGCGACTTTCTACCTCCGAGGAGTGATGTCAATCATAGTTAAATTTTCGATTGATTTTTAAGCATCGATATGCAGTGGATAGTATGTTGTGTGTGGTTCCACTGGAGCAAGTGCCAtgattataaatatatcattgtttttcactatGTTCTGTTTTCATCTTTGGAATATAGACATCAGAGTAAACAAGGCATACAGTATTTATATAAGAATAATGCCAACAACATATTATGTAACACGTTTTCTAACACACTCTTTTCTACCTGATAAAATTCATGTGGGTACCATATAAATTTCAACCAATAGGATGGAGTATGTTGGATTGTTTCTAGTAGAGTGTGTTGACACTCCTCCTTGTATAATGATGATTGAGTAAAGTATATCAACTAAGACGAAATTATataacaaatcaaacaatagACTGTATAAGTAAGGATGCATTTGAATTGGATTGTGTTTTTGTGTGGACCTAAAAAGTGGTGCGTAGAAGAAGTTTGATAACATCATTCATGAATCATGCGTAGAGACAGCACAACCGCTTTTGGATTTATTCACATGTAGGGTAAAACCATTAGATTTCCAAGgatgcaaattttttttatggttgTCACTTTTGATGTTTGTTCTAGTCTTATTGTGATcataattttttcttgaaaatttgtTGCCTTTTGAAATTAGTCTATCTTTGAACTATATTTGTTTCTAACCCCTAAATTTAACAGAAAGTAGTGTATTTTTGTATCATGGGTAAAATTCAGATAGGgatgataataattataatgttTCATCTTTTATACCTTTCTTTACTTtccacaaaacaaaaataaagtctTCTGATATGAAATGCATGCTGAATAGATTTTTTAGGCAACAAACTCTAACCTTGTCTGTATGATATGCATGCTGAATAGATTTTTTAGGCAACAAACTCTAACCTTGTCTGTATGATATGCAGACCAAAGAAAAGTGAGtgataaatttatcttttgtttgGAATGTGTATGACTGGGTTTTCCTTTTTGCTGCAGGTTGGGGCGGTTACTTTTGTTTCTCTTACAGGATTGCTTGTATTTACGCTTTTCTTTCTGGCCGCAACCATAAATGCCATTGTCATATCGCTGCTGATGTCATTGGCTGCAGCTGGAGGGTTCTTGGCTCTTTTCTTTGCTTGTGCTACCGCTATATACATTGGAGCACTATCAATAGCCATATTTGCAATTTCAGTTACTACATTTTGGACAATTGTGGCTATTCTGATAACCTCAGGTAACATATTGCTTGGCTTCCTCAcccttttatcttttattgtcTAGATTTTGGGCATGAGGTttgatgttgttttgaaaaCATTTATTTGTTGTGTGAAATCAATAGTTTACATACAACTATAGACAAAAGATTTAAAGACATATAAACTGCATTGTTTTGTGGCAATAAGGCTGACATTATGTCAGAGTAATAACTTCAGTAGTAGTTTGTTGTCCTTTCCAAAGTAGAGGAGTACATGTGAAGTTTATGCTTTTCTTCCTGTTTGCATGTACAAATTGAGGTGAATGTTTACAATTTTGCGGATAATTGCACTGGTTTTTGGcacattttctaaaaataagACCATCTATTGAACCCCCAATGGACATGGACACTGTAATGTTGTATGTCTCGAACTCAAATGTTGATGTACCGACCAGGTCCAAAACAGTTGCCATAAACTAGCATTGTCTGACGAGGTTCCTTccttaaaattttcaacaaacCACCTTAGACTATTTACGTGAAGATGACAGCCACAAGGGAGGTTCTTTGGCATCTATAACTTAACTTCAACTTACATTTCCTTGATGAATTTCAATAATGTTTGTCTTtatcttcattttctttttgttctGTGGACTGTGACTGTGGGATAACAATGTGTAATGTTCTTTGGACATGGAAATCAATGTGAACCAGGGTGGATTGGATTCTTCTATACTGTGTGGCTGATAACTAGAGCGAGTTTCGGGTTTGCTAAACACTCATTGAGCGCAACTGGCTCGGCAATCACAACTTACTCTACTTCTCGGGCATCCCGCCATGTAATTCGCAGAGATTCAAATTAGGAGAGAAGCAGTTAAGCACAAATAGAAGCTTATGTACAAATCTTTAGTTACATTCATATGTTTGAAATTATACAAgcttatattaattaataactagTAAGATGCCTTGTATCTAGATCTTTCACAGTTTGGTATCAGTGtctatcttttttgttttgtactTAAGTGTACTGGCACATATTTGCATCAATAATCCAGGGTATTGTGTGTTGTTTTGAAGTTTGATGTTAATATAAGGGACTTTTCTTCTTTAGCCTAATGCTATATATCAGAAAGCATAATACCAGTATCAAATTAATCCGAGTAAATGATGTAATAATTCTCAAACGAGTATAATTGTTGGGTTTGAATAAGTTGACCctctaaaaatacatattttttgttacatggaaaaaaaaaaaggaaagagcAAGATAGCAATGTCCTCAAAAGGAACACATTCATAACATCAGCTAATGAAATTGAAGACAAACTAGAAGACGGTTCATGGACAACAATTAAGGAATCCAAGCAATTAACTTCTATTTTTGCAAAATCACATGGAGAGGAATCGCCTTCACGAGTAATTGATGGAGAGCAAAGGATCAATCTTTTCACATATAATCTCTAACAACCTCCAATATTGTTGCATAATGATAGAAACATTATTCTTCGGTGTAACTAGTTGAACCACATGAAAAAATATGAGAAACAAATAATCTTTTTATAATTGGCTTCTCAACACAATTTAATCCCAATCAAAAGTGCTTAAATTTCTgaacacataaaaatatatatgtattcaTACTTAActatttatgttaaaataaaatgatattttgagaGTATTAGTTTTATACTGTCATGTAAGTATCTATTATAATCCTTTTTTAAACATAATAGCTATTAAATAGATCTTACGTGCATATTTTTTCCTCTAGAATTATTACCCACACAAAtatgaattcaatttttttcccaAGCTATTTGTAAATGGTTAACACTGAATTCAAGTTCAAATTTTGGTTCAATCTTTTTGACAAGATTAAATTTTAGTTGAATCTATTCTATCAAAAACCGGATTAAAAAAAAACGTCCTCACTAATGAAGCCTAAataaaaattctgaaattttcCGAAGAAGAGTTGCAAGGTGCAAGCCATGCTTTTTAATCCACAAGCCTGAAACCATTTATACTGCAGCACCGCTGTGAAAGAGAAGAAGCAAGACACCGTTGCCGCTGTGCGCGCCGTAAACTGAGCCGCCACCGCCGTTTCGCAGCCATCTTCTTACCTAATTCCCTGGCTCAATCGGATTCTCCGAAGGCTCAAGGAAAGAGAAGAATCAGTAACCATGAAACTCTTCAATCATCTCCGAAACCTAAACGG
It contains:
- the LOC101514323 gene encoding uncharacterized protein isoform X1, whose protein sequence is MAEKENFNGNGVYVEQQQQEEVDKLKHRKGTSVKQTLPEVLNSLASAILFPEPGDDNNLLRRIKNSVADNASLLPEASRNSARDILLWTRRGSHLRAILVISVGAVTFVSLTGLLVFTLFFLAATINAIVISLLMSLAAAGGFLALFFACATAIYIGALSIAIFAISVTTFWTIVAILITSGWIGFFYTVWLITRASFGFAKHSLSATGSAITTYSTSRASRHVIRRDSN
- the LOC101514323 gene encoding uncharacterized protein isoform X2, with the protein product MAEKENFNGNGVYVEQQQQEEVDKLKHRKGTSVKQTLPEVLNSLASAILFPEPGDDNNLLRRIKNSVADNASLLPEASRNSARDILLWTRRGSHLRAILVISVGAVTFVSLTGLLVFTLFFLAATINAIVISLLMSLAAAGGFLALFFACATAIYIGALSIAIFAISVTTFWTIVAILITSGPKQLP